In the genome of Pseudarthrobacter sp. IC2-21, one region contains:
- a CDS encoding VWA domain-containing protein: MELMFWWVIPPALLLAAAALWRALRPQANARRRPVAHADRLTALPEYQAALRRHRRWLAVAALAAASLLVSAVVAAARPVELTTVRPEQRNRDIMLCLDSSGSMSSADSAVVEVFGVLAKEFDGERIGLTIFDSSAVQVFPLTDDYEYVQEQLTLAKAAFDGDPGSAGFLDGTWSGRGSSLIGDGLASCVAGFPPAGAGAARAVSPTGGAGPDAPGQRSRSVVLATDNYLSGDPIFTLEQAGTLARERGVKVYALNPGDFDYGPGPAQPGARLREAADASGGAYYPLDHPDAVADIVRRVQDTEAAALEGAPRAVVSDLPNVPLTVALLSGLVLAGASWRLKP; encoded by the coding sequence ATGGAACTGATGTTCTGGTGGGTGATTCCGCCTGCGCTGCTCCTGGCGGCCGCAGCACTCTGGCGGGCGCTCCGCCCGCAGGCAAACGCACGACGCCGGCCGGTTGCCCACGCGGACCGCCTCACCGCTCTGCCCGAATACCAGGCTGCCCTGCGCCGGCACCGCCGCTGGCTTGCCGTTGCGGCGCTCGCCGCCGCGTCCCTTCTCGTTTCCGCGGTGGTAGCGGCGGCGCGGCCGGTAGAGCTGACCACCGTCCGGCCTGAGCAGCGGAACCGGGACATCATGCTGTGCCTGGACAGTTCCGGCTCCATGAGCAGCGCCGATTCTGCCGTGGTGGAGGTCTTTGGTGTCCTGGCCAAGGAGTTCGACGGCGAAAGAATCGGCCTCACCATTTTCGACAGCAGTGCGGTCCAGGTTTTTCCGTTGACCGACGACTATGAGTACGTGCAGGAACAGCTCACGCTGGCCAAAGCGGCTTTCGACGGCGACCCCGGCAGTGCGGGCTTCCTGGACGGCACCTGGAGCGGGCGCGGGTCTTCGCTGATCGGCGACGGCCTGGCGTCCTGCGTCGCCGGGTTCCCGCCCGCAGGCGCCGGCGCCGCCAGGGCGGTATCACCAACCGGCGGGGCCGGGCCGGATGCACCCGGCCAGCGGTCGCGTTCCGTTGTCCTGGCGACGGACAACTACCTCTCCGGGGATCCGATCTTCACCCTGGAGCAAGCCGGCACCTTGGCCAGGGAGCGCGGCGTCAAGGTGTATGCGCTGAATCCCGGCGACTTTGATTACGGTCCGGGGCCTGCGCAGCCCGGCGCAAGGCTGCGGGAAGCAGCCGACGCCAGCGGCGGGGCGTACTACCCGTTGGATCACCCGGATGCGGTGGCGGACATCGTCCGCCGGGTGCAGGACACGGAAGCGGCCGCGCTGGAGGGTGCACCGCGGGCCGTGGTTTCGGACCTGCCCAACGTGCCGCTGACGGTGGCTCTCCTGTCCGGCCTGGTCCTGGCAGGCGCATCCTGGCGGCTGAAGCCATGA
- a CDS encoding DUF58 domain-containing protein, giving the protein MTSLLTRVKSKMAVFAHRKARGMLDGEYASVFRGHSLDFDDLRAYIPGDDVRAIDWKATARHGSPLIKRHVAARRQTVLLVADTGRNMAAEARDGEAKKDIALMALGVMGYLANRHGDVVGLVCGDADGTRATPAKAGEAHLERVLRTIDSATGLDSGPSRIEAQLEHVARTVKGRFLIFVVADELAAGPELEQLLRRLRAQHEILWLTIRDAVLAGDGCAGEAFSVADSGTLLGHLASSTAVTEAYVRAAGERDSGRQDMFRRAGITEGHVTGSSKVITELFALLERHRHAR; this is encoded by the coding sequence ATGACCAGCCTCCTGACCCGCGTAAAGTCGAAAATGGCCGTCTTCGCCCACCGAAAAGCCCGCGGCATGCTCGACGGCGAATACGCTTCAGTCTTCCGGGGCCACAGCCTCGATTTTGACGACCTCCGGGCCTACATTCCCGGCGACGACGTCCGCGCCATCGACTGGAAAGCCACCGCCCGGCACGGGTCACCCCTCATCAAACGCCATGTTGCCGCCCGGCGGCAGACCGTCCTGCTCGTAGCGGATACGGGCCGGAACATGGCCGCCGAAGCCCGCGACGGCGAAGCCAAGAAGGACATCGCCCTCATGGCGCTCGGGGTCATGGGGTACCTCGCGAACAGGCACGGCGACGTGGTGGGCCTGGTCTGCGGAGACGCTGACGGCACGCGTGCGACCCCGGCCAAGGCCGGGGAGGCGCACCTGGAACGGGTCCTGCGGACGATTGATTCCGCCACGGGCCTGGACTCCGGGCCCAGCCGGATCGAGGCCCAGCTGGAACACGTGGCCCGCACGGTCAAAGGCAGGTTCCTGATCTTTGTTGTGGCCGACGAGCTTGCGGCCGGCCCGGAGCTGGAACAGCTGCTGCGCCGGCTTCGTGCCCAGCACGAAATCCTCTGGCTCACCATCCGCGACGCCGTCCTTGCCGGAGATGGCTGCGCCGGGGAGGCCTTCAGCGTGGCTGACTCCGGCACGCTCTTGGGACACCTGGCCTCATCCACCGCAGTCACGGAGGCCTACGTGAGGGCAGCAGGGGAGCGGGACTCCGGCCGGCAGGACATGTTCCGCCGCGCCGGCATCACCGAAGGCCATGTGACCGGCAGCAGCAAGGTGATCACGGAACTTTTCGCCCTGCTCGAAAGGCACCGGCATGCACGCTGA
- a CDS encoding MoxR family ATPase codes for MLQTSAPARIEPVELARAQQVVAKISRSFDAKVVGQARLRESLLVGLLTGGHILLESVPGLAKTTAAQTVAEAVSAEFRRIQCTPDLLPSDIVGTQIYDAAKGTFITQLGPVHANIVLLDEINRSSAKTQSAMLEAMQEQQTSIGGQEYKLPSPFLVLATQNPIEQEGTYQLPEAQMDRFMLKDVLDYPSPAEETEILRRIDAGVFTAEQKPAAAASLDAVLGAQDLVRRIYIDPAIINYIVGLVYVTRNAGQYIDRRLAEFIEFGASPRASIAFSRAARAVALLNGRDHVIPEDVKSLAHRVLRHRLILGFDAIAEQVPVESVIDAIVASVQTP; via the coding sequence TTGCTTCAGACCAGTGCGCCCGCACGAATCGAACCGGTGGAACTGGCCCGCGCGCAGCAGGTGGTGGCGAAAATTTCCCGCAGCTTCGATGCCAAAGTGGTGGGCCAGGCGCGGCTGCGCGAGTCGTTGCTGGTGGGTCTCCTGACGGGCGGTCACATCCTGCTGGAAAGCGTTCCAGGCCTCGCCAAGACCACCGCGGCCCAGACCGTAGCCGAGGCCGTGAGCGCGGAGTTCCGGCGCATCCAGTGCACCCCGGACCTGCTCCCGAGCGACATCGTGGGAACACAGATCTATGACGCCGCCAAGGGCACCTTCATCACGCAACTGGGGCCGGTGCACGCCAACATCGTCCTGCTCGACGAAATCAACCGCTCCAGCGCCAAGACCCAAAGCGCCATGCTCGAAGCGATGCAGGAACAGCAGACCTCCATCGGTGGCCAGGAGTACAAACTGCCCTCGCCGTTCCTGGTGCTCGCGACGCAGAACCCCATCGAGCAGGAAGGAACGTACCAGCTGCCGGAGGCCCAGATGGACCGCTTTATGCTCAAGGACGTGCTGGACTACCCCTCGCCCGCCGAGGAGACGGAGATCCTCCGGCGGATCGACGCCGGTGTCTTCACCGCGGAACAGAAACCTGCCGCAGCCGCCTCCCTTGACGCCGTTCTGGGCGCACAGGACCTGGTCCGCCGGATCTACATCGATCCCGCCATCATCAACTACATCGTGGGCCTGGTATATGTCACCCGCAACGCCGGGCAATACATTGATCGCAGGCTCGCGGAGTTCATCGAATTCGGCGCCAGCCCCCGCGCCAGCATCGCCTTCAGCCGGGCTGCCCGGGCCGTGGCGCTCCTCAACGGCAGGGACCACGTGATCCCGGAGGACGTGAAATCCCTCGCCCACCGTGTCCTGCGGCACCGACTGATCCTGGGGTTTGACGCCATTGCCGAGCAGGTCCCGGTGGAAAGCGTCATCGACGCCATCGTGGCCTCCGTTCAGACCCCCTGA
- a CDS encoding ROK family transcriptional regulator, translating into MGDFNLTVILDAIRRSSGGLSRVELAQIVGLSPQTISNISRRLLDQHLIVEAGKEGSGPGKPRTMLRLNPAGMYAVGVHLDPAVTTFVVLDLVGAVVQHARIKTPGGNDPAAVIATMATEIEQLVAGSGVDASKIAGLGLAAPGPIDLDNGTVVDPPLLPGWDRVELRNALAKATGYSVLVDKDVTSAAVAETWAGGPSGAGSFVFMYMGTGIGCGIVLNDEVVRGTSGNAGEIGHIMVDPDGPPCDCGLRGCVKSSVIPKVLVAEAVGAGILDGSANHNNGAEVQQSFAQLCDLADAGDEKALAIIDRSAVLVARAVCVVTNTLDVERVVFGGPFWSRIADRYLQKIPALVDANSAARLIHTIEVVGTGVGEDVGAVGAACLVLEHTLAPRSQRLLLEV; encoded by the coding sequence ATGGGGGACTTCAACCTGACGGTGATCCTCGATGCCATCCGCCGCTCATCCGGAGGCCTGAGCCGCGTTGAGCTGGCTCAGATCGTAGGCCTTTCCCCGCAGACCATCTCCAACATCTCGCGCCGGCTGTTGGACCAGCACCTGATTGTCGAGGCCGGCAAAGAAGGCAGCGGACCGGGCAAACCCCGCACCATGCTGCGACTGAACCCGGCCGGAATGTACGCCGTGGGCGTCCACCTGGACCCTGCCGTGACCACCTTTGTGGTCCTCGACCTCGTCGGCGCAGTTGTGCAGCACGCCCGCATCAAAACCCCGGGCGGGAATGATCCTGCCGCCGTGATCGCCACCATGGCCACCGAAATCGAACAGCTGGTTGCCGGGTCCGGCGTGGATGCAAGCAAGATCGCAGGCCTGGGCCTCGCCGCCCCCGGCCCCATCGACCTGGACAACGGCACCGTGGTTGACCCGCCGCTGCTGCCGGGCTGGGACCGTGTTGAACTCCGGAACGCCCTGGCCAAAGCCACCGGCTATTCCGTCCTGGTTGACAAGGACGTGACCAGTGCCGCCGTCGCCGAAACCTGGGCCGGCGGCCCCAGCGGTGCGGGCAGCTTCGTGTTCATGTACATGGGGACGGGCATCGGCTGCGGCATTGTGCTCAACGATGAAGTGGTGCGTGGAACATCGGGAAATGCGGGCGAGATCGGCCATATCATGGTGGATCCGGACGGGCCTCCCTGCGACTGCGGCCTGCGGGGCTGCGTGAAGTCCTCCGTGATTCCAAAGGTGCTGGTGGCGGAAGCCGTAGGCGCAGGGATTCTGGACGGCTCCGCGAACCACAACAACGGGGCAGAGGTCCAGCAGAGCTTCGCGCAGTTGTGCGACCTCGCCGATGCCGGCGACGAAAAAGCACTGGCCATCATCGACAGATCCGCAGTCCTCGTGGCGCGTGCCGTTTGTGTAGTCACCAACACGCTCGACGTCGAACGGGTGGTCTTTGGCGGCCCGTTCTGGAGCCGCATCGCGGACCGCTACCTGCAGAAGATCCCGGCACTGGTGGATGCCAACAGCGCGGCCCGGCTGATCCACACCATCGAGGTTGTGGGCACCGGGGTTGGTGAGGATGTTGGCGCCGTTGGCGCTGCCTGCCTGGTCCTGGAACACACGCTGGCGCCCCGGTCACAACGGTTGCTCCTGGAGGTTTAG